One segment of Proteus appendicitidis DNA contains the following:
- the mrpI gene encoding phase variation DNA invertase MrpI → MKQRKFLTRFEINSILKQAKEGRYPERDYCMFLMCFLHGFRVSELCNLTLSDIDLESRILYVRRLKGGLSTTQPIIEEEYEALVNWLKKRETWREADSEWVFLSQKTGAISRQQVYGLLRRLGKKANVSITPHPHMLRHACGYALADLGRDTRLIQDYLGHRNISHTVIYTASNSKRFVHIWDTIN, encoded by the coding sequence ATGAAGCAGCGCAAGTTTCTTACACGTTTTGAGATTAATTCTATTTTGAAGCAAGCAAAGGAAGGACGATATCCAGAAAGAGATTACTGTATGTTTTTAATGTGTTTTTTACATGGATTTCGCGTAAGTGAGCTATGTAATTTAACCTTAAGCGATATTGATTTAGAAAGTCGGATACTCTATGTCAGGCGCTTAAAAGGCGGTTTATCAACCACACAGCCGATTATAGAAGAGGAATATGAAGCGTTAGTTAACTGGTTGAAAAAAAGGGAAACATGGAGAGAAGCGGATTCTGAATGGGTGTTTTTATCGCAAAAAACCGGCGCTATTTCGCGTCAGCAAGTATATGGATTACTTCGCCGTTTAGGTAAAAAAGCTAATGTGTCCATTACTCCTCATCCTCATATGTTACGCCATGCCTGTGGCTATGCACTTGCTGATTTAGGTAGAGATACTCGTTTAATTCAAGATTATTTAGGGCATCGTAATATTTCACATACCGTTATCTACACCGCAAGCAATTCAAAACGTTTTGTTCACATTTGGGATACAATAAATTAA
- a CDS encoding fimbrial protein has product MKLNKLALVLGLGLSVAAGSAFAADQGHGTVKFVGSIIDAPCSIHPDSENQTVPLGQISTASLKDGGRSNSRDFKITLENCTTETYKTVQTTFTGSEDADILAGSLGIEGIAKNAAVVITDAGGKQIKLGTPSAAQTLRDGNNDLNFAAYLQGSSAEAAVPGDFTAIATFALTYQ; this is encoded by the coding sequence ATGAAATTAAATAAATTAGCGTTAGTTCTTGGCTTAGGTTTATCTGTTGCTGCGGGTTCTGCATTTGCTGCTGATCAAGGTCACGGTACAGTTAAATTTGTTGGTTCAATTATTGATGCACCTTGTTCTATTCATCCTGATTCAGAAAATCAAACTGTTCCATTAGGTCAAATTTCGACTGCTTCATTAAAAGATGGTGGCCGTAGTAATTCTCGTGATTTTAAAATTACTTTAGAGAATTGCACAACAGAAACTTATAAAACTGTTCAAACAACCTTCACTGGTTCAGAAGATGCAGACATCTTAGCCGGTTCTTTAGGTATTGAAGGTATCGCTAAAAATGCCGCTGTTGTTATCACCGATGCGGGTGGCAAACAAATCAAATTAGGCACACCAAGTGCTGCTCAAACATTACGTGATGGTAATAACGATCTGAACTTTGCTGCTTATTTACAAGGTTCTTCTGCAGAAGCTGCCGTTCCAGGTGACTTCACTGCAATCGCAACTTTCGCGCTGACTTATCAGTAA
- a CDS encoding fimbrial protein: MNRKMTPLWLCLIASLLITTAEASDVKQDKNMHQRFGVLNLSGSILEPSCTIAAGSGEQVIPLTTVSIPMLVTEGQGPIEYFSIRLTECTLIEQKGQEADNPRFIATFEGPSNDNGNFALSGEARGASLAIADRYGRRAIPGKPLPPVSIDSKSMALLYQARLVKNNEIPKAGNYRTTLRFKLEYY; this comes from the coding sequence ATGAATCGCAAGATGACACCACTATGGCTATGCCTTATTGCCAGCTTACTGATAACAACAGCAGAAGCGAGTGATGTAAAACAAGATAAAAACATGCATCAGCGATTTGGGGTACTTAATCTTTCAGGCTCTATTTTAGAACCCTCTTGCACGATTGCAGCAGGAAGTGGTGAACAAGTTATTCCACTAACAACGGTTTCGATTCCAATGTTGGTGACTGAAGGGCAAGGACCTATTGAGTATTTTTCTATCAGATTAACGGAATGTACGCTAATTGAACAAAAAGGTCAGGAAGCGGACAACCCTCGTTTTATTGCAACGTTTGAAGGTCCCTCTAACGATAATGGCAATTTTGCACTTTCTGGTGAAGCGAGAGGTGCGTCATTAGCAATAGCGGATCGTTATGGAAGGCGAGCTATTCCGGGTAAGCCATTACCCCCAGTTAGTATTGACTCCAAATCAATGGCGTTACTTTATCAAGCGCGATTAGTCAAAAATAACGAAATACCAAAAGCTGGAAATTACCGAACAACGCTGCGATTTAAGCTGGAATACTATTAA
- a CDS encoding outer membrane usher protein — MVRTFKTVGLGTEKKKKQHTIRPVAVLIYLILTGASSISSSALANSDIEFNADILDLKDKQNIDLSDFSRAGYIMPGRYEFVVRVNNNELPELYNISYVVPANDPKGSEACLPPELIHQIGLKPEWAEKVKYQDNGSCLDISSIPGMTVNASLGNGNLILTIPQAYLEYSAPNWDPPSRWDHGISGVLFDYNVNANVTDPAKGKQRQQVTGLGTVGANLGVWRFRADWQASYQHTTGLPDSTENSWKWNQLYLYRAITQLGARLVMGETYSRSDIFDNFRFTGINLSTDDNMLPPNLRGYAPEVTGVAKTNAKVTISQQGRVIYETQVAPGPFRIQDINDAVSGKLDVRVEEQDGSVQEFQMDTASIPYLTRPGRVQYKLSAGKPSDMNRNTEGPIFGMGEFSWGISNGWSLYGGSLVSGDYNSVSAGIGRDLMALGAISFDATHSWAKIPSDDKRYHGGSYRVSYSKRFEQINSQVTFAGYRFSERDFMSMNQYLDRRYRGGEEDNNKELYTIMFSKQFPEWGLSAYLNYSHQTYWNKPNNDNYNLSLAKTMDIGSFKNINLSLSAFRNKFNGTNDNGVYMNVSMPWSDRATISYNTVINKHGNSHNVSYYDRIDDNSSYRVGAGLSSNGKPSADAYLMHYADAALVTASASHINGEYTSATLSLQGGATLTPKGGALHRTSRTGSTRLLVDTDGISDVPVKSIGAITRTNAFGKAVLPDINDYYRSSASIDLDQMPDNAEALRSIQQLTLTEGAIGYRHFDVVSGQKAMAVIRLQDGTYPPFGASVTTEKGRELGIVNDGGNVYLTGINSDDVLSVRWNGQEQCKVRIPTLVEGLFMSSLLLTCGDGTATPSTINQRTEPLPKPQLITQ; from the coding sequence ATGGTTAGAACATTCAAAACTGTTGGTTTAGGGACGGAAAAAAAGAAAAAACAACATACTATTCGGCCTGTTGCTGTACTGATCTATTTAATTCTTACTGGCGCTTCCAGTATTTCAAGTTCAGCTTTAGCAAATAGTGATATTGAATTTAATGCCGATATCTTAGATCTAAAAGATAAGCAAAATATCGACTTATCAGATTTCTCTCGCGCTGGGTATATTATGCCCGGCCGATATGAGTTTGTTGTTCGCGTAAATAATAATGAACTCCCTGAACTCTACAACATTAGCTATGTTGTACCAGCCAATGATCCTAAAGGTAGCGAAGCTTGCTTACCGCCAGAGTTGATCCATCAAATAGGGTTAAAACCTGAATGGGCTGAAAAAGTGAAATATCAAGATAACGGAAGTTGTCTTGATATCTCTTCTATTCCCGGCATGACGGTAAATGCAAGTCTGGGAAACGGCAATCTTATTCTTACTATTCCTCAAGCATATCTTGAATATTCAGCACCAAACTGGGATCCACCTTCTCGTTGGGATCACGGTATTTCAGGTGTGCTTTTTGACTATAACGTCAATGCTAACGTGACTGATCCCGCGAAAGGAAAACAGCGCCAACAAGTGACAGGCTTAGGAACCGTGGGTGCAAACCTTGGTGTTTGGCGTTTCCGTGCCGATTGGCAAGCAAGTTATCAGCATACAACCGGTCTTCCTGATAGTACTGAAAATAGTTGGAAATGGAACCAGCTTTATCTTTATAGAGCTATCACGCAGTTAGGCGCTCGCCTTGTGATGGGGGAGACTTATTCGCGTTCTGACATTTTCGATAACTTCCGTTTTACTGGGATTAACTTGTCTACGGATGACAATATGCTGCCACCTAACTTAAGGGGATATGCTCCTGAAGTAACGGGTGTAGCAAAAACGAATGCCAAAGTGACGATTAGCCAGCAAGGTCGTGTGATCTATGAAACTCAGGTTGCTCCGGGGCCGTTTCGTATTCAAGACATCAATGATGCAGTGAGTGGCAAATTAGATGTACGTGTTGAAGAGCAAGATGGATCTGTTCAAGAATTTCAAATGGATACGGCAAGTATTCCTTATTTAACACGCCCTGGCCGAGTGCAATATAAATTATCTGCGGGTAAGCCGTCGGATATGAACCGTAATACAGAAGGTCCTATTTTTGGTATGGGTGAATTCTCATGGGGGATCAGTAACGGTTGGTCACTTTATGGTGGTTCATTAGTATCGGGCGATTATAACTCAGTTTCTGCGGGTATTGGTCGTGACCTAATGGCACTGGGGGCTATCTCTTTTGATGCGACACATTCTTGGGCAAAAATTCCAAGTGATGACAAGCGTTATCACGGTGGCTCCTATCGAGTCAGTTACTCAAAACGTTTTGAACAAATAAATAGCCAAGTAACATTTGCAGGCTATCGATTCTCTGAACGTGACTTTATGAGTATGAACCAATACTTAGATCGCCGTTATCGTGGTGGTGAAGAAGATAACAATAAAGAGCTTTATACCATTATGTTTAGTAAGCAGTTCCCTGAATGGGGATTGAGTGCTTACTTAAACTATAGTCATCAGACTTATTGGAATAAGCCTAATAATGATAACTATAACTTGTCATTAGCCAAAACGATGGATATTGGTAGCTTTAAAAATATCAATCTCAGTCTGTCGGCGTTTCGCAATAAATTCAATGGCACCAATGATAATGGCGTTTATATGAATGTCAGTATGCCTTGGAGCGATCGCGCAACTATCAGCTATAACACGGTGATTAATAAACACGGTAATTCACATAATGTCAGTTATTACGATCGTATTGATGACAATAGTAGCTATCGTGTTGGTGCGGGTTTAAGCAGTAACGGTAAACCATCCGCCGATGCCTATCTCATGCATTACGCTGATGCTGCATTGGTCACGGCTAGTGCAAGCCATATTAATGGTGAATACACATCAGCCACATTATCACTACAAGGTGGGGCAACATTAACACCAAAAGGTGGTGCATTACACCGTACAAGCCGTACGGGGAGTACTCGTTTACTTGTTGATACCGATGGCATTTCAGATGTGCCAGTGAAAAGTATCGGCGCTATTACGCGTACTAATGCTTTTGGTAAAGCCGTGCTGCCTGATATCAATGATTATTACCGCAGTAGTGCCAGCATCGACCTTGATCAGATGCCAGATAACGCTGAAGCATTACGCTCAATTCAACAGCTAACCCTAACAGAAGGCGCAATAGGCTACCGCCACTTTGATGTGGTATCGGGACAAAAAGCCATGGCTGTCATTCGCTTACAAGATGGAACTTATCCACCGTTTGGTGCCAGTGTCACTACCGAGAAAGGGCGTGAGCTAGGTATTGTCAATGATGGAGGGAATGTCTATCTGACGGGGATTAACAGTGATGATGTATTGAGTGTTCGTTGGAATGGTCAAGAGCAGTGCAAAGTCCGTATTCCAACATTAGTTGAAGGATTATTTATGTCTTCATTACTACTGACTTGTGGTGATGGTACAGCAACACCTTCAACAATCAATCAAAGAACAGAACCCTTACCTAAACCTCAATTGATCACGCAATAA
- a CDS encoding fimbria/pilus periplasmic chaperone, protein MMLSKRLFIVTTTLLTGMVFTSQALAAIALDRTRVIFNGADKSISLNVSNQNKELPYLAQGWMENENGERIDSPLLVLPPIQRIEPGDKSQVKVQSLPDIAKLPQDRESVFYFNLREIPPRSDKPNVLQIALQTRIKLFYRPASIYATQTDLTHPWQEKITLIKKGDRYEVNNPTPYYVTLVDGLTGLQGKSLDGFEPIMIAPKSTGTINLHTSAFGASPVLSYINDYGGRPQMKFTCTGNECKVTETSAGN, encoded by the coding sequence ATGATGTTATCAAAGCGCTTATTCATTGTAACAACCACTTTATTGACTGGAATGGTCTTTACTAGTCAAGCTCTTGCTGCGATTGCTTTAGATAGAACGCGTGTCATTTTTAATGGTGCAGATAAATCTATTAGCTTAAATGTCAGTAATCAAAATAAAGAACTGCCTTACTTGGCTCAGGGCTGGATGGAAAATGAAAATGGAGAACGTATTGACAGCCCATTATTAGTTTTACCGCCTATTCAGCGTATTGAGCCGGGCGATAAAAGCCAAGTAAAAGTGCAGTCATTACCTGACATTGCCAAATTACCTCAAGATAGAGAAAGCGTTTTCTATTTTAACTTGCGCGAAATTCCACCTCGTAGTGATAAACCCAACGTGTTGCAAATTGCATTGCAAACACGAATTAAGTTGTTTTATCGCCCAGCATCGATTTATGCCACACAAACGGATCTCACCCATCCTTGGCAGGAAAAAATCACCTTAATAAAGAAAGGCGATCGCTATGAAGTGAATAACCCAACACCTTATTACGTGACATTAGTGGATGGGTTAACAGGATTACAAGGAAAAAGCCTTGATGGTTTTGAACCAATCATGATTGCCCCTAAAAGCACAGGAACGATAAATCTGCATACTTCTGCGTTTGGCGCATCGCCTGTACTCAGTTACATCAATGATTACGGTGGACGACCACAAATGAAATTCACCTGTACTGGCAATGAATGCAAAGTTACAGAAACATCAGCAGGAAACTAA
- a CDS encoding fimbrial protein, with translation MKMEQRFSPSKAVLILILATFTGGLSFTAVANLPARAVKDVIPGIVYINISGNVIAPPPCLINDGKMIEVNFGEVMSTRIDGVRYKEPVHYTATCQKMPTNAMKVYVTGSATGFDSNALQTNITGLGVRILYQGNLLDLGKAVNFTYPNLPELEAIPVRDQNESLVGGDFVASGTLHVDYQ, from the coding sequence ATGAAAATGGAACAGCGGTTTAGCCCAAGCAAAGCAGTGTTGATTCTTATTTTGGCAACGTTTACTGGAGGCCTAAGTTTTACTGCTGTTGCGAATTTACCCGCTAGAGCGGTGAAAGATGTTATTCCGGGAATTGTTTATATCAATATTTCAGGGAATGTCATTGCGCCACCGCCTTGCTTAATTAATGACGGCAAAATGATCGAAGTTAATTTTGGTGAGGTAATGAGTACTCGTATTGATGGGGTTCGTTATAAAGAGCCTGTTCACTACACCGCGACTTGCCAAAAAATGCCAACTAATGCCATGAAAGTTTATGTTACGGGGAGCGCAACGGGGTTCGATTCAAATGCGCTACAAACCAATATTACGGGATTAGGGGTGCGTATTCTGTATCAGGGAAACTTATTAGATTTAGGTAAAGCGGTAAATTTTACCTATCCCAACTTACCTGAATTAGAAGCTATTCCTGTTCGTGATCAGAATGAAAGCTTAGTGGGTGGTGATTTTGTCGCAAGTGGCACACTGCATGTGGATTATCAGTAA
- a CDS encoding fimbrial protein has translation MNKLKYLCLIALLNSYSVMSADAPNMKLYGTLLVPPPCVISNNELIDVYFGHNVGIHKVDGINYTESVNYRLVCDPNLKGWDLGLSIIGPKTQFDEAALQTNIPDLGIHLTQDGKPFKLNERIAISPDSPPVIQAVPVKRPGSTLPEGAFEVSATLLAEYQ, from the coding sequence ATGAATAAATTAAAGTACCTATGTCTGATCGCATTACTGAATTCTTATTCTGTCATGAGTGCAGACGCACCTAATATGAAATTATATGGCACCTTATTAGTGCCACCCCCTTGTGTTATTAGTAACAACGAACTCATTGATGTCTATTTTGGGCACAACGTAGGTATTCATAAAGTAGATGGCATTAACTATACCGAATCGGTGAATTATCGATTGGTCTGTGATCCAAATTTAAAAGGTTGGGATTTAGGACTTTCTATTATTGGTCCTAAAACACAGTTTGATGAAGCTGCGCTACAAACCAATATTCCAGATTTAGGCATTCATCTTACGCAAGATGGTAAGCCTTTTAAATTAAACGAGCGTATTGCGATATCACCCGATAGCCCTCCCGTGATCCAAGCGGTGCCCGTTAAAAGACCCGGTAGCACTTTGCCTGAAGGTGCATTTGAAGTGTCGGCAACACTGCTTGCCGAATACCAATAG
- a CDS encoding fimbrial protein, with product MNIKRLSIPFVLGLAIFTGATPVALSAPDNMRFHGILVDEPCTIKPGDETVELDFGNIPDKNLYAYQRTPSKLFQIRLSECDLTIGKSVKITFKGDENQAMAGQGFLAISPSSQAAGIAVGLESENGNALPVNKETDKMSLNADDTILNFYAFIQGEPDAIANQSIKRGPFSAIATFHLNYD from the coding sequence ATGAATATAAAAAGATTATCGATCCCGTTCGTATTGGGTCTTGCCATATTTACGGGAGCCACACCAGTCGCTTTATCAGCACCAGACAATATGCGTTTTCACGGCATATTAGTTGACGAGCCTTGCACCATAAAGCCCGGTGACGAAACCGTTGAGTTAGATTTTGGCAATATACCGGACAAAAACCTTTATGCGTATCAAAGAACACCAAGCAAGTTGTTTCAAATACGCTTGTCCGAATGTGATTTAACGATTGGTAAAAGCGTCAAGATCACCTTTAAAGGGGATGAAAATCAAGCCATGGCAGGACAAGGTTTTTTAGCGATTAGCCCAAGCAGTCAAGCGGCGGGTATTGCTGTTGGACTGGAATCTGAAAATGGAAATGCACTACCTGTTAATAAAGAAACAGACAAAATGTCATTAAATGCGGATGACACGATTTTAAATTTTTATGCCTTTATTCAAGGGGAGCCGGATGCGATTGCGAACCAATCCATTAAACGCGGTCCATTTAGTGCAATCGCCACATTCCATTTGAATTATGACTAA
- a CDS encoding adhesin: MSILKRLPALCIAIGLLFSAPAMASIFSYITESTGTPSNATYTYVIQRWDPETTGTLNPCYGWSTCYATINHKHDLDGSGGSAKQIITRIEKLRTLAEVREEVLRNISFPLEGKTNHVGPALNSNQECVGLFYQPNSSGISPSGRLLPGSLCGIAPPPVGACKITEGAVNLNYGDIDEYSLEGAQRYQNINVTCNLAMKVMVIASGSDSGRVPLRSDNSLYADLFLDDNPGETGSIINVPAGGSMPVKVSSTLHTNGRVAPGYFSGSGSIILTMP, from the coding sequence ATGTCCATATTAAAGCGACTTCCGGCTTTATGTATTGCAATAGGTTTGTTGTTTTCAGCACCGGCAATGGCATCTATCTTTTCTTATATTACTGAATCGACAGGAACACCCTCAAATGCGACCTATACCTATGTTATTCAGCGTTGGGACCCTGAAACAACAGGAACATTAAACCCTTGTTATGGATGGTCTACTTGCTATGCAACGATTAACCATAAACATGATCTTGATGGGTCTGGTGGATCAGCGAAGCAAATTATTACAAGAATTGAGAAGTTGCGTACTTTGGCTGAAGTTCGAGAGGAAGTTTTAAGAAATATATCCTTTCCACTTGAAGGAAAAACAAATCACGTAGGACCTGCTTTAAATTCTAATCAGGAATGTGTGGGATTATTTTATCAACCAAATTCAAGTGGAATATCGCCAAGTGGGCGTTTATTACCAGGTTCATTATGTGGTATAGCGCCACCCCCTGTTGGAGCCTGCAAAATAACGGAAGGCGCAGTAAACCTTAATTATGGTGATATTGATGAATATAGCTTAGAAGGTGCTCAGCGTTATCAGAATATCAATGTTACTTGTAATTTAGCGATGAAAGTCATGGTTATTGCATCAGGTTCAGATAGCGGAAGAGTGCCTTTACGTTCAGACAACAGCTTATATGCTGATTTATTTCTTGATGATAATCCAGGTGAGACCGGCAGCATAATTAATGTTCCTGCTGGCGGCTCAATGCCTGTAAAAGTAAGTTCTACTTTACATACAAATGGTCGCGTTGCACCGGGCTATTTCTCTGGTTCAGGATCAATTATTTTAACGATGCCTTAA
- a CDS encoding helix-turn-helix domain-containing protein has translation MMNYDFTDIDVNALVGKRIQKKRKELGYTGMQIAEKIGVSQQQFSRYERGMNKIDLSYLVLLANYLNTPIYWFFEDCFISKLSSENQCTDKRSSIIAETMPDVFLY, from the coding sequence ATGATGAATTACGATTTTACAGATATTGATGTTAATGCGTTGGTTGGAAAACGAATTCAGAAAAAGCGTAAAGAATTAGGTTATACCGGTATGCAAATCGCTGAAAAAATTGGTGTAAGCCAACAGCAATTTTCTCGATATGAGCGCGGGATGAACAAGATAGATTTAAGTTACCTTGTTCTATTAGCCAACTATCTAAATACACCTATTTATTGGTTTTTTGAAGACTGTTTTATATCAAAATTGTCATCAGAAAATCAATGTACCGATAAACGAAGTAGCATCATTGCTGAAACGATGCCTGATGTTTTTTTATACTAA
- a CDS encoding fimbrial protein, producing the protein MKLNKLGLVLGLGLTVAAGSAFAADQGHGTVEFWGSIIDAPCSIDPNSGDQRVPLGQVSATALKDGGRSVSNTFKIKLLQCSTETYKTVQTTFTGAEAAAILPGSLGIEGLAKNAAVVITDAGNTQIKLGEPTKAQTLRDGSNELNFAAYLQGSSTEAAVPGDFTAIATFALTYQ; encoded by the coding sequence ATGAAATTAAATAAATTAGGTTTAGTTTTAGGTTTAGGCTTAACTGTTGCTGCTGGTTCTGCATTCGCTGCGGATCAAGGTCATGGTACCGTAGAATTTTGGGGTTCAATCATCGATGCTCCATGTTCAATTGATCCTAACTCAGGCGACCAACGTGTTCCACTAGGACAAGTTTCAGCAACTGCACTGAAAGATGGTGGCCGTAGTGTTTCTAATACTTTCAAAATTAAATTACTGCAATGCTCTACTGAAACTTATAAAACAGTTCAAACTACCTTCACTGGTGCTGAAGCAGCGGCTATTCTGCCAGGCTCTTTAGGTATCGAAGGTTTAGCGAAAAATGCAGCAGTTGTTATTACTGATGCTGGTAATACACAAATTAAATTAGGTGAACCAACAAAAGCTCAAACTCTTCGTGATGGTTCAAATGAACTGAACTTTGCAGCTTACTTACAAGGTTCTTCAACAGAAGCAGCTGTACCTGGTGACTTTACTGCAATCGCTACTTTCGCATTAACTTACCAATAA
- a CDS encoding fimbrial protein — MNRKIVPLLLLVTTGLFVKPVMAVTDIKQDVKSHQRFGVVSLQGSILEPTCTISAGSREQVISLSTVSIPTLAVEGQGPIEYFSIRLTECSLVDQKGTQAERPRFIATFEGPAQNGLFQLFGDAKGASLAIADRYGRLATPGKPLPPVDIDTKSLSLLYQARLVKNNDIPRAGNYQATLRFKLEYY; from the coding sequence ATGAATCGCAAGATAGTGCCACTATTATTACTTGTTACAACAGGGCTATTTGTTAAGCCTGTAATGGCAGTGACCGATATAAAACAAGATGTGAAATCACATCAGCGATTCGGCGTGGTTAGTCTACAAGGTTCTATATTAGAGCCAACATGCACTATCTCGGCAGGAAGTCGAGAGCAAGTTATCTCTTTGAGTACCGTATCTATTCCGACCTTAGCTGTTGAAGGCCAAGGACCTATTGAATATTTCTCTATTCGATTAACAGAATGTTCTCTTGTTGATCAAAAAGGTACACAAGCTGAACGTCCTCGTTTTATTGCTACTTTTGAAGGCCCCGCACAGAACGGATTATTCCAACTTTTCGGCGATGCTAAAGGTGCTTCGTTAGCTATTGCTGACCGTTACGGAAGATTGGCAACACCGGGGAAGCCTTTACCTCCTGTGGATATTGATACCAAATCGTTGTCTTTGTTGTATCAAGCAAGGCTTGTTAAAAATAACGACATTCCACGAGCAGGTAATTATCAAGCAACCCTGCGTTTTAAACTCGAATATTATTAA